One window of the Bubalus bubalis isolate 160015118507 breed Murrah chromosome 8, NDDB_SH_1, whole genome shotgun sequence genome contains the following:
- the NT5C3A gene encoding cytosolic 5'-nucleotidase 3A isoform X2: MLNQDSAVHVKMMPEIQKNSVHIKNPTRVEEIICGLIKGGAAKLQIITDFDMTLSRFSYKGKRCPSCHNVIDNCKLITDECRKKLLQLKEKYYAIEVDPVLTIEEKYPYIVEWYTKSHSLLVEQALPKAKLKEIVEESDIMLKEGYENFFDKLQQYGIPVFIFSAGIGDVLEEVIRQAGVYYPNVKVVSNFMDFDDNGLLKGFKGELIHVFNKHDGSLKNTEYFNQLKDNSNIILLGDSQGDLKMADGVANVEHILKIGYLNDRVDELLEKYMDSYDIVLVKDESLEVANSILQKIL; the protein is encoded by the exons ATGCTTAATCAAGATTCTGCTGTACATGTGAAAATG ATGCCGGAAATCCAGAAAAATTCAGTTCACATCAAGAACCCTACAAGAGTAGAAGAAATTATCTGTGGTCTTATCAAAGGAGGAGCTGCTAAACTTCAG ATAATAACAGACTTTGATATGACACTGAGTCGATTTTCCTACAAAGGAAAAAGATGCCCATCATGTCATA atGTCATTGACAACTGTAAGCTAATCACAGATGAATGTCGAAAAAAG tTACTGcaactaaaggaaaaatattatgcTATTGAAGTTGATCCTGTTCTTACTATAGAAGAGAAGTACCCTTATATAGTAGAATG GTATACTAAATCACATAGTTTGCTTGTTGAACAGGCTTTACCAAAAGCCAAACTTAAAGAAATTGTGGAAGAATCTGACATTATGCTCAA GGAAGGATATGAGAATTTCTTTGATAAGCTGCAACAATACGGTATTCCTGTGTTCATATTTTCGGCTGGTATCGGTGATGTGCTGGAGGAAGTTATCCGTCAAGCTGGTGTATATTACCCAAATGTCAAAGTAGTGTCCAACTTCATGGATTTTGATGACAAT GGGCTGCTCAAAGGATTTAAAGGAGAACTAATTCATGTGTTTAACAAACATGATGGTTCCTTGAAGAATACAGAATATTTCAATCAACTAAAAGACAATAGCAACATAATTCTCCTGGGAGACTCCCAAGGGGACTTAAAAATGGCAGATGGAGTAGCCAATGTGGAACACATCCTGAAAATTGGGTATCTAAATGATAGA GTGGATGAGCTTTTAGAAAAGTACATGGACTCTTATGATATTGTTCTAGTAAAAGATGAATCACTGGAAGTAGCCAACTCTATCTTACAGAAGATTCTATAA